CCCGCCACATTTGATATCGATTGAACGCGCGTGTCGGTACGTAGACGGCACCGCGAACATCGACAGGGCCAGGATTCGAAGCCTGAGATCGATGGGGCGATGAACCGGTCGAAGGCCGTGGTGAGGATGCTTGTTTCGAACCGCCATCGTCAGTCACATGGCGAACCGTACCTACAGCGGAACCGGCGGTACATGCCGTTGCACTTGCTTCGAGAAACCGACGGCGACTAAGCCAATCATCCATTCCTAGAGAAGCGATAGTGGAGTCGAATTATAAAGACTGTTGTCGAGAAAAATGTAATAAACGAGTATTTCTTCGACACTCAATTCGTACCGACAGTTCGAACGACGAGTACGCCTTCGTTCTCGTGTACGATTCGATATCGATCGCTTCGTTCGAGTGAGCGATACATCTCGCTAGTTTGGAAGGCAGTCTGTCCCCGAACCGTATACTGCCCTTTCGGGATGTAGAGATAGTCCGGTTGTTTGGGCTGCGTCTGGAGATTGGCCGTCAAACACTGCGCAGTGTGACACTCAGAGAGAGTGATATAGGAATCCTTCTGGTACTGATATGCCTCCGGTGTTTTCCACTCGACGCCCCACGGACCGACCAGAATCGTCCGATCTGAGAAATACGGAAACCATTCCGCGGCATCGCCGAGAACCACGAACTGTGCATCGGATTCCGTCTCCGACCGTGCCCAGGCCATCGCTTCGGTGTCTTCGTGATCGATAAACGCTGGCATCGACGATTGGCTTGCTACCGAGTACCCACCGACGTACATGACACCAAGGCATGCGAGCAATCCGAGTATGAGCGCCGGAACAACGACGTGTGATGTGACCGTCCGATGTGAATTCCGAAATCGGGCGTGGATCACTGGCACGATATCGGTCAGCCCGACGGCGATAATCATAACACCGGGGATGAACGCGAACCGTATCTCGTCCATCAAAAAAACAGCGGCCACGAACCAAGCGGGAAGGAAATACTGTCGTCTGGTAACTACGTAGTAGATTCCAAGACAGAGGAGTACATACCACAAAGCAGCGGCAGGGAAGCTAACAAAGGGGTCATCGAGACGTTCGAAAAACATCATCACTCCAGCACCCAACCCACCGTGGGTACCAGCCGCTGATGTGAAAACGGAAAATCCATGCGACGTAACGACCTGTACGATCCAGGGACTAGCGATCATCAGACCACCTCCAGCGACGATACTCCCACTGAGTAACCCCCTGATCGACCGATCCTCGATGAGGAAAAAGAGGAGGTAACTCACGCCGAAAAAGACGGAATATGTCGGGTGTGTCAAAATTATTGCACCGAAGAGTATCAATGCAGCGAACAGTGTAGATCGTCGTCCGTGACGGAATAATCGAATGCCAACGTAGAGTCCCGAAAGGAGAATCAAGAAAGCTGGCGCACGAACGATTCCGCCCGCCGAGAGATGCCACTGAAGCAGCATGGGAGTGATGGTAGCGATAAGGGCTGCAATCCCCGCTCGCCTCGGCGATGGAAGAAATTCGCGAGCGAGGAAATAGTACGGAACGAATGCGATGGAGGTGACAAGTGCAGGAATCGCACGCGTGATTACGAGTGGGGGAACACCGGCCTCGAGGAGCAGCGCGGTAGCGTAGAATGCGAGTGGAGGATACGCGAAGGGAACACCGCTGGAAGTATATCCGGCCACGTGTGTTGGAAGCGCATAGTTTTGGCTCGCGATGGTTTCGGCCGTTTTGAGGAAAAGTCCAGCACCGTACGCCGGATATGGGTGTGTAACGAGATAGACACCGCTCATCAAAAGGGAAGTAGTGAAAATGAAGACGATCCGGCGATGTCCACTAAAGAGGGTGGACAAGAAGCCTTCATAGAGTCTGCTGAAAACAGTCTCCACTCGGTCACCATAGTTATCAGTATTCGTTCTTGTGTTACTCATTATGAATACTCGTCAGTGATTTATATAGGATCCCCTAATCGTAATAGGGGTTGTGGCCACCATGGCTATCACTTAAGTAGCACGCGCCGAATAAGGTATGGAATAAAGTAAGTTAATAGTATTGATCACCACAAGGAATTCCATAACATAGAAGATGGTGCCACGATTACTGAAAATTTGACTCAACTAAACGGTCTTCAAGATGCAAATTGATTTATTTACCTCAGAACGCGAATATGAGAATATAAACGAATGGCTACTGGAGTACCTCTGGCTTACGCCTGCTCTTTTCATCTCCATTCTGGCATACAGTAGCTACCTCGCAACGCATCAGTTTCCAGCCTTCGGAGGTGGACTCTTCCTCTCGATTTCTGAACAGATAGCGAACAACGGATATCAGTTCCCTCGCATTGTGCCCCAATACACAGCAAACGGAGTTCCGTTTGCGTATCCCCCGTTGGTTTTCTACACGCTTTCGGCTCTCCATGGAGTCCTCGGTGTCGATTTGTTCGTCCTCACTCGTTATCTCCCGGGAGTGATCACTATCGCGAGTTTGATTCCGTTTTATCTGCTTTCCAAATCACTGCTCCAAACTCCTAAACGGGCAGGCTTGGCGAGTTTCGTTCTCGCAGTGACGCCGGCATTCGTTCGATGGCACTTTTCCGCAGGTGGTATCGTTCGAGCACCGGCGTTTTTCTTTTCGCTCGCTGGATTGTACACGGCGTTGCGTCTCTTCAAAACAGGTTCACGTCGCTGGATCGTTCCGA
The window above is part of the Haladaptatus caseinilyticus genome. Proteins encoded here:
- a CDS encoding glycosyltransferase family protein, coding for MSNTRTNTDNYGDRVETVFSRLYEGFLSTLFSGHRRIVFIFTTSLLMSGVYLVTHPYPAYGAGLFLKTAETIASQNYALPTHVAGYTSSGVPFAYPPLAFYATALLLEAGVPPLVITRAIPALVTSIAFVPYYFLAREFLPSPRRAGIAALIATITPMLLQWHLSAGGIVRAPAFLILLSGLYVGIRLFRHGRRSTLFAALILFGAIILTHPTYSVFFGVSYLLFFLIEDRSIRGLLSGSIVAGGGLMIASPWIVQVVTSHGFSVFTSAAGTHGGLGAGVMMFFERLDDPFVSFPAAALWYVLLCLGIYYVVTRRQYFLPAWFVAAVFLMDEIRFAFIPGVMIIAVGLTDIVPVIHARFRNSHRTVTSHVVVPALILGLLACLGVMYVGGYSVASQSSMPAFIDHEDTEAMAWARSETESDAQFVVLGDAAEWFPYFSDRTILVGPWGVEWKTPEAYQYQKDSYITLSECHTAQCLTANLQTQPKQPDYLYIPKGQYTVRGQTAFQTSEMYRSLERSDRYRIVHENEGVLVVRTVGTN